The sequence below is a genomic window from Kitasatospora kifunensis.
CGGCCGCGAGCGCTACGTCTACGGCTTCCTGGTCGCCATCGTGCTCTTCAGTCTCGGCGGGCTCTTCGCCCTCTACGAGGGAGCGGAGAAGATCCGCCACCCGCACGAACTGCACGGCTGGGGCTGGGCGGTGGGCGTGCTGCTGTTCGCCGTCGCGATGGAGGGCTGGTCCTTTCGCACCGCGGTGCGCGAGGCCTCGGCGGCCAAGGGCGCGCTGGGCTGGGCCGCCTACATCCGCCACGCCAAGGCCCCCGAGCTGCCGGTGGTGCTGCTGGAGGACACCGGCGCGCTGATCGGCCTGGTGCTGGCACTGCTCGGCGTCGGGCTCACCGTGCTCACCGGTGACGCGATCTGGGACGGCGTGGGCACCCTGGCGATCGGACTGCTGCTCGGCACCATCGCCGTGGTGCTGGCACTGGAGACCAAGTCGCTGTTGATCGGTGAATCGGCGGACAATCGGTCGGTCCAGCGGATCCGCGCCGCGCTGCTGGATGGTGCCTCGATCACTACCGTGATCCACCTGCGCACACTGCACGTGGGCCCGGAGGAACTGCTGGTGGCCGCCAAGATCGGGGTGCACCGCGAGGACACCGCCGAGCAGATCGCCCGGACCATCGACGAGGCCGAGGCCCGGGTGCGCGCGGCGGTGCCGATCGCCCGCGCCATCTACCTGGAACCTGACGTCTACTCAGCCGAGAAGGCCGCCGCCGGCCCGCACCCCGAAGCCACCCCCGGCGGCCCGGGTCACTGAGCGGACCGGGCCACCAAGAGGGCCCGGCACGGCTGAATTCGGCCGGTACGACCCCGCCGACGCGTGCCCTCGGTGTAGATTCGTCACCAGTGCCAAACGTCGCTGCAGATGGCGGTCGATCCGGATTGACCCCGGGTCGAGGGAGAGAGGTCCTCCGACGGATTGTGCCGCGCAGCAGAGCGCCGCCCCTGGGGCCGCTCTGCCGTCAAGCACACCCGTACGCATAGGCCCACGCAGCGAGGAGTACCCCGCATGTCGTCGAACACCACTGGTGAC
It includes:
- a CDS encoding cation diffusion facilitator family transporter; this encodes MSAEGGTRALVAALSANLAIAVSKFAAFAFTGSSSMLAEGVHSVADSGNQVLLLIGGKRAARAADEEHPFGYGRERYVYGFLVAIVLFSLGGLFALYEGAEKIRHPHELHGWGWAVGVLLFAVAMEGWSFRTAVREASAAKGALGWAAYIRHAKAPELPVVLLEDTGALIGLVLALLGVGLTVLTGDAIWDGVGTLAIGLLLGTIAVVLALETKSLLIGESADNRSVQRIRAALLDGASITTVIHLRTLHVGPEELLVAAKIGVHREDTAEQIARTIDEAEARVRAAVPIARAIYLEPDVYSAEKAAAGPHPEATPGGPGH